The following are from one region of the Halorussus rarus genome:
- the paaK gene encoding phenylacetate--CoA ligase PaaK, translated as MVYSDIETAPRDELRDLQDDRLAETVAYAYENVDFYREALDEAGVAPHDVESVDDISKLPFTRKEDFRDEYPDGLFAVDRGDVRRIHASSGTTGKPKIVSYTDEDLGVWREVMARSLYAAGVRPEQVVQNAYGYGLFTGGLGFHDGVEELGACVIPTGGGNTARQLDMLRDMESDVLACTPSYCLYLAEAAEERGVDPRELPLDTVVIGAEPFTDPMREEIEAALDVTAVDVYGLSEIIGPGVSIECEEAQNGLHVWEDHFLPEVVDPRTGEPLPEGEEGELVLTTLTKEALPVLRYRTGDMTALTYEECECGRTVARMGNVTGRTDDLIIVRGINVYPSQIEEVMVDIADVAPHYRIDLYRRGNLDTMELTVEYHEDYEGGHDELKRRIREELEETLEVKPDEIEVVGPGVIDRTEVGKVKRVYDHRDEE; from the coding sequence ATGGTCTACAGCGACATCGAGACCGCCCCGCGGGACGAGCTCCGCGACCTCCAGGACGACCGGCTCGCCGAGACCGTCGCCTACGCCTACGAGAACGTCGACTTCTACCGCGAGGCCCTCGACGAGGCCGGCGTCGCCCCCCACGACGTCGAGTCCGTCGACGATATCTCGAAGCTCCCGTTCACCAGGAAGGAGGACTTCCGCGACGAGTACCCCGACGGCCTGTTCGCGGTCGACCGCGGCGACGTCCGACGAATCCACGCCTCGTCGGGCACGACCGGCAAGCCCAAGATCGTGAGCTACACCGACGAGGACCTGGGCGTCTGGCGCGAGGTGATGGCCAGGTCGCTGTACGCCGCGGGCGTCCGGCCCGAGCAGGTCGTCCAGAACGCCTACGGCTACGGGCTGTTCACGGGCGGTCTGGGATTCCACGACGGCGTCGAGGAACTCGGCGCCTGCGTCATCCCCACCGGCGGGGGCAACACCGCCCGACAGCTCGACATGCTCCGGGACATGGAGAGCGACGTGCTGGCCTGCACGCCGTCCTACTGCCTCTACCTCGCGGAGGCCGCCGAGGAGCGCGGCGTCGACCCCCGGGAGCTCCCGCTCGACACCGTCGTAATCGGCGCCGAACCGTTCACCGACCCGATGCGCGAGGAGATCGAGGCGGCCCTCGACGTGACCGCGGTCGACGTGTACGGCCTCTCGGAGATCATCGGGCCGGGCGTCTCCATCGAGTGCGAGGAGGCCCAGAACGGCCTCCACGTCTGGGAGGACCACTTCCTCCCGGAGGTCGTCGACCCGCGGACCGGCGAGCCCCTGCCGGAGGGCGAGGAGGGCGAACTCGTCCTCACCACGCTCACGAAGGAGGCGCTGCCCGTCCTCCGGTACCGGACCGGCGACATGACCGCGCTGACCTACGAGGAGTGCGAGTGCGGCCGGACCGTCGCCCGGATGGGCAACGTGACCGGACGGACCGACGACCTCATCATCGTCCGCGGGATCAACGTCTATCCGAGCCAGATCGAGGAGGTGATGGTCGACATCGCGGACGTCGCGCCCCACTACCGCATCGACCTCTACCGGCGGGGGAACCTCGATACGATGGAGCTCACCGTCGAGTACCACGAGGACTACGAGGGCGGCCACGACGAACTGAAGCGGCGCATCCGCGAGGAACTCGAGGAGACCCTGGAGGTCAAGCCCGACGAGATCGAGGTGGTCGGGCCGGGCGTCATCGACCGCACCGAGGTCGGCAAGGTCAAGCGCGTCTACGACCACCGCGACGAGGAGTAG
- a CDS encoding YeiH family protein, whose product MASARPSPSDLLPGLGLLVAIALLAWGVAAVAPVPELLAAVLVGGVLANTVGVPSDFEPGAGTYALWLEVGIVLMGVRVSLDALVAAGPTLLVTVVGVVGFTLVVAESLARGLDLQRRLGSLVAAGASVCGVSAVVAVAGAVRADEEQVAYATSAILVFDAVTLFAYPVLGGVLGLPDRVFGIWAGLTMFSTGPVTAAGFAYSDVAGQWATVAKLARNVLIGGLVVGYSILYADRSPDPDASPESDANTGYDTGSESESDAESESPSGAPTESAVGSAPKAGTESRSRSRASFLRSLWHGFPKFVLGFLAMVVLASAGVFTDAQLTRIERAYRWAFLVAFAGLGTSIAADELRETGIRPLAVVALTLAVVSAVSLAVVHSVF is encoded by the coding sequence ATGGCGTCGGCTCGTCCCTCGCCGTCCGACCTGCTCCCGGGGCTCGGACTCCTCGTCGCCATCGCACTTCTGGCGTGGGGTGTCGCGGCGGTCGCGCCGGTACCCGAACTCCTCGCGGCGGTTCTCGTCGGCGGCGTCCTCGCCAACACCGTCGGCGTCCCCAGCGACTTCGAGCCAGGCGCCGGAACCTACGCGCTCTGGCTGGAGGTGGGCATCGTCCTCATGGGCGTCCGCGTCTCGCTCGACGCTCTGGTCGCCGCCGGCCCGACCCTGCTCGTCACCGTGGTCGGCGTCGTCGGGTTCACGCTGGTCGTCGCGGAGTCGCTCGCGCGGGGCTTGGACCTCCAGCGCCGACTCGGGTCGCTGGTCGCGGCGGGCGCGAGCGTCTGCGGCGTCTCGGCGGTCGTCGCGGTCGCCGGCGCGGTCCGGGCCGACGAGGAGCAGGTCGCGTACGCGACCAGCGCGATCCTGGTCTTCGACGCGGTCACGCTCTTCGCGTACCCCGTGCTGGGTGGGGTTCTCGGACTCCCCGACAGGGTGTTCGGTATCTGGGCGGGCCTCACGATGTTCAGCACGGGCCCCGTGACGGCCGCCGGGTTCGCCTACTCGGACGTCGCCGGGCAGTGGGCGACGGTGGCGAAACTCGCCCGGAACGTCCTGATAGGCGGACTGGTCGTCGGGTATTCGATTCTGTACGCCGATCGGAGTCCCGACCCCGACGCAAGTCCCGAATCCGATGCGAACACCGGATACGACACGGGCTCCGAATCCGAATCCGACGCCGAGTCGGAGTCCCCGTCAGGGGCGCCGACCGAGTCGGCGGTCGGGTCCGCGCCGAAAGCCGGGACGGAATCGAGGTCCCGGTCGAGGGCGTCGTTCCTCCGGAGCCTCTGGCACGGCTTCCCGAAGTTCGTGCTCGGCTTCCTCGCGATGGTGGTTCTGGCCAGTGCGGGCGTGTTCACCGACGCCCAACTGACTCGCATCGAACGGGCGTACCGCTGGGCGTTCCTCGTGGCGTTCGCGGGCCTCGGAACCAGTATCGCGGCGGACGAACTGCGCGAAACCGGGATCCGACCGCTCGCAGTCGTCGCGCTCACGCTCGCGGTGGTGAGCGCCGTCTCGCTGGCGGTCGTCCACTCCGTCTTCTGA
- a CDS encoding thiolase domain-containing protein: protein MRDAYLVGAAQTDFGSFPDESYRSLFRTAFERARASVPSGLDPDDVDEAVVGTLGVGGRQLGLSGPAATEHVGLHGIPTTRVENACAASGYAVRQAVQAVRSGMADVVLAGGVEIMTDMSGDATKYWLSVSGETEWERLSGTTFAGVYAQMADAHMAEYGTDSEALSHVAVKNHRNGARNPHAQLGFECSLEDAENAPTVADPLTLYHCCPTTDGAAATIVASEDVVGEYTDDPIRIAGVGAASDAVGLFQRDSYTGIEASQRAAETAYERAGVGPDDLDFAEVHDCFAIAEILAYEDLGFCEPGEGGDLAASGRTALDGDLPVNTSGGLKSKGHPIGATGAGQVAEAFKQLSAEAGDRQVEGATRGLTHNVGGSGGAAVVHVFEKEREVAR, encoded by the coding sequence ATGCGCGACGCCTACCTCGTCGGCGCGGCCCAGACCGACTTCGGGTCGTTCCCCGACGAAAGCTACCGGTCGCTGTTCCGCACCGCGTTCGAGCGGGCCCGCGCGTCGGTGCCCTCGGGCCTCGACCCCGACGACGTGGACGAGGCGGTCGTCGGCACCCTCGGCGTCGGCGGGCGCCAGCTCGGCCTCTCCGGGCCGGCCGCCACCGAGCACGTCGGCCTCCACGGGATTCCGACGACCCGGGTCGAGAACGCCTGCGCGGCCTCGGGGTACGCCGTCCGGCAGGCGGTCCAGGCGGTCCGCTCGGGGATGGCCGACGTGGTGCTGGCCGGCGGGGTCGAGATCATGACCGACATGTCCGGCGACGCCACCAAGTACTGGCTCAGCGTCTCGGGCGAGACCGAGTGGGAGCGGCTCTCGGGCACCACCTTCGCGGGCGTCTACGCCCAGATGGCCGACGCCCACATGGCGGAGTACGGCACGGACAGCGAGGCGCTCTCGCACGTCGCGGTGAAGAACCACCGGAACGGCGCGAGGAACCCCCACGCCCAGCTCGGCTTCGAGTGCTCGCTCGAAGACGCCGAGAACGCCCCGACCGTGGCCGACCCCCTGACGCTCTACCACTGCTGTCCGACCACCGACGGGGCCGCAGCCACCATCGTCGCGAGCGAGGACGTCGTCGGCGAGTACACCGACGACCCCATCCGCATCGCGGGCGTCGGCGCGGCCAGCGACGCAGTGGGGCTGTTCCAGCGCGACAGCTACACCGGTATCGAGGCATCCCAGCGCGCGGCCGAGACCGCCTACGAGCGGGCCGGCGTCGGTCCCGACGACCTCGACTTCGCGGAGGTCCACGACTGCTTCGCCATCGCCGAGATACTGGCCTACGAGGACCTGGGCTTCTGCGAGCCCGGCGAGGGCGGGGACCTCGCGGCGTCGGGCCGCACCGCACTCGACGGCGACCTGCCGGTCAACACCTCCGGCGGCCTCAAGTCGAAGGGCCACCCCATCGGCGCGACCGGGGCCGGCCAGGTCGCGGAGGCGTTCAAGCAACTCTCGGCCGAGGCCGGCGACCGCCAGGTCGAGGGCGCGACCCGCGGCCTGACCCACAACGTCGGCGGGAGCGGCGGCGCGGCCGTGGTCCACGTGTTCGAGAAGGAACGGGAGGTGGCGCGATGA
- a CDS encoding zinc ribbon domain-containing protein produces the protein MTDAEIGSDSAPRIEAVGAYAPRFRVSAEAFEEAWGQFHAAGVNEKAVPDADEDAVTMAFEAAAQALDAADREGGEVAFLAFATTTPPLAEEDLTARLGGMLSVPEDATRHTFTGSTRAGTRALDAALSAGPWENGGSADGEGVGLVVAADCPRGEPDSDEDHAAGAGAAAFVLSESGGPGGGAVVRECAEYAAEYPGTRFRRTGEETVGGLGATGYERQAFTETLAGAVDQLDLDGSEIDAAAVQSPDGKLPYRAAGALGVDAETIKRGATVHDLGDTGAASVPLGLATALAEGHQRVVAAAFGSGAGADALLVETAGSDGVAASLALDDGESVSYAEYLRKRGELTSGPPEGGGAYVSVPSWRRTLDQRHRLVAGRCPDCGGLNFPPEGACNDCKSLVEEYDDVTLTGEGIVEAATVISQGGAPPEFAEQQAQSGDFAVAVVALDGPEGGEVSEATRTSSEPRSDGGSASVPAQVVAADPEDVTIGDSVETTMRRIYTQEGVTRYGFKVRPVE, from the coding sequence ATGACCGACGCCGAGATCGGGAGCGATTCCGCGCCCCGAATCGAGGCCGTCGGCGCGTACGCACCGCGATTCCGCGTCTCCGCCGAGGCGTTCGAGGAAGCCTGGGGGCAGTTCCACGCCGCCGGCGTGAACGAGAAGGCGGTGCCCGACGCCGACGAGGACGCGGTGACGATGGCCTTCGAGGCCGCCGCCCAGGCGCTCGACGCGGCGGACCGCGAGGGCGGGGAAGTGGCGTTCCTCGCGTTCGCCACGACCACGCCGCCGCTGGCCGAGGAGGACCTGACCGCCCGGCTAGGCGGGATGCTGTCGGTCCCGGAGGACGCCACCCGGCACACCTTCACCGGGAGCACCCGGGCCGGGACCCGGGCGCTCGACGCCGCACTGTCGGCCGGTCCGTGGGAGAACGGGGGGTCGGCAGACGGCGAGGGCGTCGGCCTCGTCGTCGCGGCGGACTGCCCCCGGGGCGAACCGGACAGCGACGAGGACCACGCCGCCGGGGCGGGCGCAGCCGCCTTCGTCCTCTCGGAGTCCGGCGGTCCCGGCGGCGGTGCCGTTGTCCGCGAGTGCGCCGAGTACGCCGCGGAGTACCCCGGAACCCGGTTCCGGCGGACCGGCGAGGAGACCGTCGGGGGACTCGGCGCGACGGGCTACGAGCGCCAGGCGTTCACCGAGACGCTGGCCGGCGCGGTCGACCAGTTGGACCTCGATGGCTCGGAGATCGACGCCGCGGCGGTCCAGTCGCCCGACGGCAAACTCCCCTACCGTGCGGCGGGGGCGCTCGGCGTCGACGCCGAGACTATCAAGCGCGGCGCGACGGTCCACGACCTCGGCGACACCGGCGCGGCGAGCGTCCCGCTCGGCCTCGCTACCGCGCTCGCGGAGGGTCATCAACGCGTCGTCGCCGCCGCGTTCGGCAGCGGCGCGGGCGCCGACGCCCTGCTGGTCGAGACCGCCGGTAGCGACGGAGTCGCGGCGTCGCTCGCGCTCGACGACGGCGAGTCGGTGAGCTACGCCGAGTACCTCCGCAAGCGCGGGGAGCTCACCTCGGGCCCGCCCGAGGGCGGCGGGGCGTACGTCAGCGTCCCGTCGTGGCGCCGGACGCTCGACCAGCGCCACCGCCTGGTCGCGGGCCGGTGTCCGGACTGCGGCGGCCTGAACTTCCCGCCGGAGGGCGCGTGCAACGACTGCAAGTCGCTGGTCGAGGAGTACGACGACGTGACGCTGACTGGCGAGGGGATAGTAGAGGCCGCGACGGTCATCTCGCAGGGCGGCGCACCCCCGGAGTTCGCCGAGCAACAGGCCCAGTCGGGCGACTTCGCGGTCGCGGTGGTCGCGCTGGACGGTCCGGAAGGCGGTGAGGTGAGCGAAGCGACCCGAACCTCGTCGGAGCCTCGCTCCGACGGCGGGTCGGCGAGCGTCCCGGCGCAGGTCGTGGCCGCGGACCCCGAGGACGTGACCATCGGCGACAGCGTCGAGACGACGATGCGCCGCATCTACACGCAGGAGGGCGTGACGCGGTACGGATTCAAGGTGCGGCCGGTCGAGTAG
- a CDS encoding 3-hydroxyacyl-CoA dehydrogenase family protein: MNVAVLGAGTMGHGIAQVSAMAGHDVTIRDIERDLVDGGIDAIEDNLQGGVDRDKVTAEEMAAALDRISGTTDLGEAVSDADLVVEAVPEDVELKKQTFEDVEAAAPADAVIASNTSSLPVTEIVSALNDPGRGIGLHFFNPVHIMELVEVVVGEQTDDETVDFATDFVKDAGKTAIEVRDTAGFASSRLGVALGIEAMRMVEEGVASPRDIDQSMELGYNHPMGPIELGDVVGLDVRLDILEHLREELGERFRPPQILRRKVRAGKLGKKTGEGFYVWEDGEIAGVSGDWGGEQ, encoded by the coding sequence ATGAACGTAGCCGTACTCGGAGCCGGAACGATGGGTCACGGCATCGCGCAGGTGTCGGCGATGGCCGGCCACGACGTCACGATTCGCGACATCGAGCGGGACCTCGTGGATGGGGGCATCGACGCCATCGAGGACAACCTCCAGGGCGGCGTCGACCGCGACAAGGTCACCGCCGAGGAGATGGCCGCCGCGCTCGACCGCATCTCGGGGACGACCGACCTCGGCGAGGCCGTCTCGGACGCCGACCTGGTGGTCGAGGCCGTCCCCGAGGACGTGGAGCTCAAGAAGCAGACCTTCGAGGACGTGGAGGCCGCGGCGCCCGCCGACGCGGTCATCGCGTCGAACACCTCCTCGCTGCCCGTGACCGAGATTGTCTCGGCGCTCAACGACCCCGGCCGCGGCATCGGTCTGCACTTCTTCAACCCGGTCCACATCATGGAACTGGTCGAGGTGGTCGTGGGCGAGCAGACCGACGACGAGACCGTGGACTTCGCGACCGACTTCGTGAAGGACGCGGGCAAGACCGCCATCGAGGTGCGGGACACCGCGGGGTTCGCCTCCTCGCGGCTCGGCGTGGCGCTCGGCATCGAGGCCATGCGGATGGTCGAGGAGGGCGTCGCCAGTCCCCGAGACATCGACCAGTCGATGGAGCTGGGGTACAACCACCCGATGGGCCCCATCGAACTCGGCGACGTGGTGGGGCTCGACGTCCGGCTCGACATCCTCGAACACCTCCGCGAGGAGCTGGGCGAGCGGTTCCGCCCGCCCCAGATTCTCCGCCGGAAGGTCCGAGCCGGTAAGCTCGGCAAGAAGACCGGCGAGGGGTTCTACGTCTGGGAGGACGGCGAAATCGCGGGCGTCTCCGGCGACTGGGGTGGCGAGCAATGA
- a CDS encoding enoyl-CoA hydratase/isomerase family protein: MSRDEPNADGDAPDDEGPAPGSPQAVGAECETVDVAVGDRVEHVATVTLSRPDARNALNAQLRAELMDVLDAIEASDVRVVVLTGSEESGAFVAGADVTELRERGPLEQREVSKRPRVYEYVDDLRQPVVAAVNGHALGGGCELAQACDTRIAREGAKLGQPEINLGIMPGGGGTQRLPRLVGEGQAMKLILSGELIDAEEARDIGLVDEVHPEGEFEDRVYDLAGSMAEKSPLALEFAKKAVKTAGRTDLEQGIEYEAELFAHLFASEDKDEGIDAFLEDRDPEWRGE; encoded by the coding sequence ATGAGCCGCGACGAACCGAACGCCGACGGCGACGCCCCGGACGACGAGGGACCAGCGCCCGGTAGCCCCCAGGCCGTTGGGGCCGAGTGCGAGACGGTGGACGTCGCGGTCGGCGACCGCGTCGAGCACGTCGCCACGGTCACGCTCTCCCGTCCCGACGCCCGGAACGCGCTGAACGCCCAGTTGCGAGCGGAGCTCATGGACGTACTGGATGCCATCGAGGCGAGCGACGTCCGGGTGGTCGTGCTCACGGGCTCCGAGGAGTCGGGCGCGTTCGTCGCGGGCGCGGACGTGACCGAACTCCGCGAGCGCGGCCCGCTCGAACAGCGCGAGGTCAGCAAGCGCCCGCGGGTCTACGAGTACGTCGACGACCTCCGACAGCCGGTCGTCGCCGCGGTCAACGGCCACGCGCTGGGCGGCGGGTGCGAGCTCGCCCAGGCCTGCGACACCCGGATCGCCCGCGAGGGCGCCAAGCTCGGCCAGCCCGAGATCAACCTGGGCATCATGCCCGGGGGCGGCGGCACCCAGCGGCTCCCCCGGCTCGTCGGCGAGGGCCAGGCGATGAAGCTGATTCTCTCCGGGGAGCTCATCGACGCCGAGGAGGCCCGCGACATCGGTCTCGTCGACGAGGTCCACCCGGAGGGCGAGTTCGAGGACCGTGTCTACGACCTCGCGGGGTCGATGGCCGAGAAGAGCCCGCTGGCCCTCGAGTTCGCCAAGAAGGCGGTCAAGACCGCCGGCCGGACCGACCTCGAGCAGGGCATCGAGTACGAGGCCGAGCTGTTCGCCCACCTGTTCGCGTCCGAAGACAAGGACGAGGGCATCGACGCCTTCCTCGAGGACCGCGACCCCGAGTGGCGCGGCGAGTAG
- a CDS encoding helix-turn-helix transcriptional regulator, translating to MISTVVKRRPFLDRLAEGPTAKRDLRDELAVSRSTVYKAVRELEEQGLVTETDEGVRLTLVGRLLADEYRAFETHAAGIHDCAGLLSVLPADAPVTVDPVLGADTVLAERHAPTRPVEYIDDLVRRADRVFGATPVVLAQFVDIFHEEIVDGDLTADLVLETPVLEYLQQDHTDRLAEALETGRLSIRRTDEPLPFGFVGSESEGLVLIVYDENGELRGVLLNDSEAAIDWGRATHRAFRDRAEESSLG from the coding sequence GTGATATCGACCGTCGTCAAGCGCAGACCGTTCCTCGACAGGCTGGCCGAGGGCCCGACCGCCAAGCGCGACCTGCGCGACGAACTGGCCGTCTCGCGCTCGACGGTGTACAAGGCGGTGCGCGAGCTCGAGGAGCAGGGGCTCGTGACCGAGACCGACGAGGGAGTCCGTCTCACGCTCGTGGGCCGGCTGCTCGCCGACGAGTACCGGGCGTTCGAGACCCACGCGGCCGGCATCCACGACTGCGCCGGGCTGCTGTCGGTGCTGCCGGCCGACGCGCCGGTGACGGTCGACCCGGTGCTGGGGGCCGACACCGTGCTCGCCGAGCGGCACGCGCCGACCCGGCCCGTCGAGTACATCGACGACCTGGTCCGGCGCGCCGACCGCGTGTTCGGGGCCACTCCGGTCGTGCTCGCCCAGTTCGTCGACATCTTCCACGAGGAGATCGTCGACGGCGACCTGACGGCCGACCTGGTGCTCGAGACGCCGGTCTTGGAGTACCTCCAGCAGGACCACACCGACCGGCTCGCGGAGGCGCTGGAGACCGGGCGGCTCTCGATCCGGCGGACCGACGAGCCGCTCCCCTTCGGGTTCGTCGGTTCCGAGTCCGAGGGCCTCGTGCTCATCGTCTACGACGAGAACGGCGAGCTCCGGGGCGTGCTGCTGAACGACTCGGAGGCCGCGATCGACTGGGGCCGGGCGACGCACCGGGCGTTCCGCGACCGGGCCGAGGAGTCGTCGCTGGGTTGA
- a CDS encoding DUF7344 domain-containing protein: MIGNRDDSEPGRPAHAPDERELTPQTVWDLLADSLRRRTLRALDADEGRVALADLAERVADERPVDAVAVQLHHNHLPKLAAYGLATYDADANEVVAESVPEWVEPFLDA, translated from the coding sequence ATGATAGGAAACAGAGACGATTCGGAGCCCGGACGACCGGCGCACGCGCCCGACGAGCGGGAACTGACCCCCCAGACCGTGTGGGACCTGCTCGCGGACTCGCTCAGGCGCCGAACGCTCCGGGCGCTCGACGCCGACGAGGGCCGGGTGGCGCTCGCCGACCTCGCCGAGCGAGTGGCCGACGAGCGACCGGTCGACGCCGTGGCGGTCCAGCTCCACCACAACCACCTGCCGAAGCTGGCGGCGTACGGCCTCGCGACCTACGACGCCGACGCGAACGAGGTCGTCGCCGAGAGCGTGCCGGAGTGGGTCGAACCGTTCCTCGACGCCTGA
- a CDS encoding 3-oxoacyl-ACP reductase family protein — protein sequence MPAALVTGSSRGIGRAVARRFARDGYDVAVNYASSAQKARTVAERIEEETDSEAVAVRADVGDAEAAADLVDATVEAFGGVAHVVNNAGVDQHVFTEDLSPADFDRVMDTNVNGAFNVTKAALPHLRDAAESDDGPAPTPSVTNVSSILAHTGAPVECHYAASKSGILGLTKSHAADFAPDVRVNAVAPGHVETDMTADRTEAEKREELAEIPLGRFGQPEDIAEAVAYLRDAGFVTGETLEVNGGELMR from the coding sequence ATGCCCGCAGCACTCGTCACCGGGTCGTCCCGGGGTATCGGTCGAGCCGTCGCACGGCGGTTCGCGCGCGACGGCTACGACGTGGCGGTCAACTACGCGTCGAGCGCCCAGAAGGCCCGGACGGTCGCCGAGCGAATCGAGGAGGAGACCGACAGCGAGGCGGTCGCGGTCCGCGCGGACGTCGGGGACGCCGAGGCCGCGGCGGACCTCGTGGACGCGACGGTCGAGGCCTTCGGCGGCGTCGCCCACGTCGTCAACAACGCCGGGGTCGACCAGCACGTCTTCACCGAGGACCTCTCGCCGGCGGACTTCGACCGGGTGATGGACACCAACGTCAACGGCGCGTTCAACGTGACGAAGGCGGCCCTGCCGCACCTCCGCGATGCGGCCGAGAGCGACGACGGCCCAGCGCCCACGCCGTCGGTCACCAACGTCTCCTCGATCCTGGCCCACACCGGTGCTCCCGTGGAGTGCCACTACGCGGCCTCGAAGTCCGGCATCCTCGGACTGACGAAGAGCCACGCCGCGGACTTCGCGCCGGACGTCAGGGTGAACGCGGTCGCCCCGGGCCACGTCGAGACCGACATGACCGCCGACCGGACCGAGGCGGAGAAGCGCGAGGAACTGGCCGAGATCCCGCTGGGTCGGTTCGGACAGCCGGAGGACATCGCCGAGGCTGTCGCGTACCTCAGGGACGCCGGGTTCGTGACCGGCGAGACCCTGGAGGTCAACGGCGGCGAACTGATGCGGTGA
- a CDS encoding DUF2391 domain-containing protein: MSDPGPDPDPRGNARAGADADDPLDDPEIEDLLDELEELEETVDDPDEREQVRETMRMARRVSTPGAFGRVIRGFDRHDAAEALVGSVVVGVPMLVEGGTLEVGAFIAANPWAFGVTLLGAVGLVIGVLYVAEIQQVEIYRPLFGVVPRRLVGVLAISFATAFVMMTAWGRVTWTEPWLALCQVVVAFAPMALGGALGDILPGS; this comes from the coding sequence ATGAGCGACCCCGGACCGGACCCAGACCCCAGAGGGAACGCCCGCGCCGGCGCGGACGCCGACGACCCGCTGGACGATCCCGAGATCGAGGACCTGCTCGACGAACTGGAGGAACTGGAGGAGACCGTCGACGACCCCGACGAGCGCGAGCAGGTCCGCGAGACGATGCGTATGGCCCGCCGGGTCTCGACGCCGGGCGCGTTCGGCCGGGTCATCCGGGGGTTCGACCGCCACGACGCCGCCGAGGCGCTGGTCGGCAGCGTGGTCGTCGGGGTGCCGATGCTGGTCGAGGGCGGGACGCTGGAGGTCGGGGCGTTCATCGCGGCCAACCCGTGGGCGTTCGGGGTGACGCTGCTGGGCGCGGTCGGGCTGGTGATCGGCGTGCTGTACGTCGCCGAGATCCAGCAGGTCGAGATCTACCGGCCGCTGTTCGGGGTGGTTCCCCGTCGGCTGGTCGGCGTGCTCGCCATCTCGTTCGCCACCGCGTTCGTCATGATGACCGCCTGGGGCCGGGTGACGTGGACCGAACCGTGGCTCGCGCTCTGCCAGGTCGTGGTCGCGTTCGCGCCGATGGCGCTCGGCGGCGCGCTCGGCGACATCCTGCCGGGGTCCTGA
- a CDS encoding RNA-binding protein has product MAEVPFHYIDLRAFCYATEDDKRVEQALRTYLPEEFEIERAKSEGHHGDRILVLSARVENADEMRHVLSKVAELPDVDDLLDELDERVDENCSLFLRLDKQTAYRGEAALGEGITFRAKVEAYPAKKDAAVENAREALAAL; this is encoded by the coding sequence ATGGCCGAAGTCCCGTTCCACTACATCGACCTCCGGGCGTTCTGCTACGCCACCGAGGACGACAAGCGCGTCGAGCAGGCGCTCCGGACCTACCTCCCCGAGGAGTTCGAGATCGAGCGCGCGAAGAGCGAGGGCCACCACGGCGACCGCATCCTGGTGCTCTCGGCCCGGGTCGAGAACGCCGACGAGATGCGTCACGTCCTCTCGAAGGTCGCCGAACTCCCCGACGTCGACGACCTGCTCGACGAACTCGACGAGCGCGTCGACGAGAACTGCTCGCTGTTCCTCCGACTCGACAAACAGACCGCGTACCGCGGCGAGGCCGCGCTCGGGGAGGGCATCACCTTCCGGGCGAAGGTCGAGGCCTACCCGGCCAAGAAGGACGCCGCGGTCGAGAACGCCCGCGAGGCGCTGGCGGCGCTGTGA
- a CDS encoding DUF1918 domain-containing protein has translation MSFEEDDRVILHDEHSEYDGEEGQITQVMDTMFGDSTYTVSFEEGQETGIPEDSLEAVEDEE, from the coding sequence ATGAGCTTCGAGGAAGACGACCGCGTCATCCTGCACGACGAGCACAGCGAGTACGACGGCGAGGAGGGACAGATCACCCAGGTGATGGACACGATGTTCGGCGACAGCACCTACACCGTCAGCTTCGAGGAGGGCCAAGAGACCGGCATCCCCGAGGACTCGCTCGAAGCGGTCGAAGACGAGGAGTAG